The following is a genomic window from Arthrobacter sp. NicSoilB4.
CTTCCCGGACGGGCACATCTCGTTCGCCTATCCGGAGACGTGGATGGTGCGGACCGTCCTCCCACCGGCCGGACTTCCCGGCGTTGAAGCGATCGTCGCTGACGCCGCGGGAAACGAACTCCTGACCCTGGCCAACGGCGTCACCGCCGGGTGCGCGGGCGGCCCCGTGTCGCGCCAGGTCTTGGACCAGGCGTCGGTTCCGGGAATGAAGGCCCCGAACGGCACGGAACCCAGCTTCGGATTCGTTGCGGAAAACTATGGGAACGGCGAGGCGTATTTCATGGGACTCACCGATCCCCGGTCGCTGAAGGAAGGAGAGGGCGTCTCGTCCTGGTGCAACCTGATCCCCACGGCGAACGGCGGCCTTTTCACCCGCGTTCATTTTAACGACCCCGGCTTCCCGAACCACGGCGCGGCCAAGGCCTGGATGGCCACCGATCAGTACGCCCACCTCAAGGCCCTGCTGCTGAGCCTGAAATACGCCTGAGCCTGGCTGGACAACCCGAGGCGGATGCGAAAAGCCCTGCACCCAACCGGGTGCAGGGCTTTCGCGTTCGCGCTGCCGGGTGACTCACTGCCCGCCGCCGCAGCTTTAGGTCAGCGTCCAGGAGCGCTTGGACAGGCCGAACCAGAACCCGTCAATGGCGGTCTTGGCATTCAAGTCGCCGGACTCGTAGGCCGCGCCGAGAGCCACATAGAGCGGCGCCCAGTGCTCGCTGCGGGGGTGCGCCTCCCGGGCTGCCGGGGCCTTGTGCAAAAAGTCCAGGATGGAGTCGACGTCGCCGCGCGCCATTGCTTCCTCGGCCCATTGATCGAACTCGCGGGAGACCGACGGCGGGGTGCTGTCAGGTCCGCCGGCGGGGTTGAACCAGCGCAGATTGTGGGTGGTGAACCCGGACCCGACGATCAGCGTCCCGCGGTCGCGCAACGGCGCGAGGGACTTGCCCAGATCGAACAGGCCCTGCGGATCAAGGGTGGGCATGGACATTTGCACCACCGGCACATCCGCGTCCGGGAACATCTCCTTGAGTGGGACGTAGGCGCCGTGGTCCAGGCCGCGGTACTCGTCGCGTTCGACGTGGTGGCCATGGCCGGCGACGAGCTTCTCCACCTCGGCGGCCAGCCCGGGAGCCTGCGGGGCGTCGTAGGTGACGTCGTAGTACTTCTGGGCGAAGCCGCCGAAGTCATAGACCAGTCCCGGGTTGCGCCCGGTGGCGCTGAGCGTGACCGGGGCGTTTTCCCAGTGGGCGGACACCATCAGGATGTCTTTGGGCTTGTCGAAGGTGCCGGACCATTCGTTGAGTTCGCGGGTCCAGGTGGCGTCGTCAGCCAACGGCGGCGCACCATGGCTGAGGAAGAGAACCGGAGGGCGGTCGAGCGTCGATGTCATGATTTCATGGTAGCCGGTTTTACTTGAAGGTTCAAGTGATGCCGAAAAACTGGTGTCCCTACGCCCCAACTTTTGTCCCCACAAAGAACAGGCGGGGCGGGGAGTTGAATCCCCTGGTCTTTGCCGCGGCGCGAGCCTAGAACAGCGGTACGGGCGGGTCCCGGCGAACTATGCGGTGACCGGGCCCGTCGGGGCTGCAGTGCGGGCAGCACGGCTGCGGCGGCCGGGCCACATCTGAACAGCCATGGCGAACGCCCAGACGGCCATGAGCACCAGAGCCACCAGCCGGGGCACCGAGTCGAACAGGCCCACGTAGGAAACCATCACGCCGTGGATGATCCAGGCGACCCCCGCGACGGCGGCCAGCCATCCCAGCCAGCGGGAATAGGCCGTGCCATAGGCGATGGCCAGACCAAAGAAGGTGAGCGTGAGCCCCAGCAGGATGTTGGAATAGCTCTGCAGCGCGTATTCAGTCCATCTCAACCCCATGGCGGCCGCCAACGCTGAGGACTCCTGATCGGCGGGAGCTTTCGCCCAGGCATCAACCGCCCATTTGAGCGCAACACCGTCCACCGCCTGAAGCATCGTGATGGCCGCCGTCGTCAGCACCACAGCGGACAAGCCGAAGCGTGCCAGCACCGTTGACCCTTCCCGTTTGGGGCCCATGGCAAAGTAGAGAGCTACCAGCCCGCCGAAAAACACCAGGCTGGCGAGCCACTGCGTGAAGTGGATGGCAATCCATGCATCGGTCTGCGCGTACTCCCTGAAGACCGCCGTATGGTTCATGACGTCCTCGCGAGAGGGGTGCACAGCCGTAGCCGCCACCAAAAGGATGATGCCGAGGGGAAGCGCAATCGCGCCGATCCTCCCCCAGAGCGCTCTTGATTCCACACGCGTTTCCATCACTTTCCCCTCTCCAGGCCGGCAACTAGCCAACGCGACCAGTCATCCCTTCAGGGACGCATCGCCGGGCCTTCCATTGCTTCCATTTGGCTGGAGCGGGCGAGTTTTTGACCCGCCCCTACCAACAAGATTAGGAGCCTGGGGGCGAAAGTTATATGCGGCCCGGACACGGGCTGAGACATGCTCAGCAGCATCGCTACACATGGCCCGCTCCCACATATTCCAGGAGTCGGCAGGGGCCTCAGTCCGATATGTTGGGGGTGAATCCGAGGGCGCGTTCGGTGCGTACTTCAGCAACAAGTTGAAGGGGCTGTCTCCCGGAGACATTGTGTCGATGATGATGGGTTCAAGGGTGACGACCACTACGTCATCACACTCACGAAGGCAGACGAAGGCTCCAAGGGTTGATGACGGTTACCGCCCTCATGTGTGCGGGCGGCCCGCCGACGCTCACCGGTATGACGCAGGCGGGCGCAACGGCGTGCCAGAATGTCTTGACATCAACTCAGGGGGAAAAAATGATCATCTCGAATCTTCGCGTCACCGCCCTGCTCGTGCTGGCCAGCCTCACCCTCACGGCTTGCGGCGGCACCTCGGCTCCCGTGGCGTCTAACGGAGATCGACAGACCCGCACCTCTCAGCGTCCCGTTCAGCATGTTGACAAGGACTACAAGCCCACCGACCAGGAGATCGAAGCGGCGGACGAAGAGTCGCGGGAGAAAATCTTCGGAAAGAGGTGGTCATGTTACTACGAGCCGACCATGAACAATAATTGGCACGACGACGTGCGCTGCACTAACGGACCAAAATCATATCGCCCCATCCTTCTCGCCGACCGGGGGTTTGTGACCGAAGAAGAGATGCGCGCGGCCGGTCGAGACCATGAGAAGCACCTAAACTCCCTACCTTGAGCTGCCGTTCATGGACCGCGGCATGACCGGGCGCCGGGTCCTCCAATGGGTAGCGCTGTCGGTGGGTCCGCACACATTGGTGCCATGACTGCCGAACCGTTCACCGTCACTGCCGATGTCTCCTACCGCCCGTACCGGGTCCCGCCGCGCTGCCGGAAAGCCCGCCCCGTGGATGAGGTCTTCACGCACTACATCTCCATCCCGTCGGTCACCTCCAACGATGCCCCTGTGGTGGCCATCGTCCCCGATGACCGGAAGATAGCGGCATCAAACCCGGGACGGTTCAGAGAGACACTTTAGACCAAGCGACGACGGGGCTGACCTTCCCGCGAATCCCTACTCCAGTACCTGTCCACGGGCCACTTCGGAACGTGGGCCAGTACTTTGCTGTCGCCATTGACGTCTTCACCGATCGCCCATATCGAGGATGGGAGCCAGGCATCGTTTCCGAGGATTTCGATCACGATGTATCGGCCGCTGACGTTGTCCATATCGACGCGTGCAGACTGAACGTCGAACTC
Proteins encoded in this region:
- a CDS encoding class III extradiol ring-cleavage dioxygenase; this translates as MTSTLDRPPVLFLSHGAPPLADDATWTRELNEWSGTFDKPKDILMVSAHWENAPVTLSATGRNPGLVYDFGGFAQKYYDVTYDAPQAPGLAAEVEKLVAGHGHHVERDEYRGLDHGAYVPLKEMFPDADVPVVQMSMPTLDPQGLFDLGKSLAPLRDRGTLIVGSGFTTHNLRWFNPAGGPDSTPPSVSREFDQWAEEAMARGDVDSILDFLHKAPAAREAHPRSEHWAPLYVALGAAYESGDLNAKTAIDGFWFGLSKRSWTLT